One window from the genome of Streptomyces sp. NBC_01476 encodes:
- a CDS encoding YbhB/YbcL family Raf kinase inhibitor-like protein, with protein sequence MTVLGRLLKNRRAGETHMAWNLPNLRGPELLTLTSRNFRDGDTLPLEHGAKNIGGDDLSPHLAWTPPPPGTAQLLLVVEDIDVPLTKPAVHCLALIDPAADHLGPGALNGRQPATGVRILRSTIGRGYHGPAPVKGHGPHRYTFQLFALATPVDTAPGSTPLDRARPRALLPAITAPVLDRGRLTGVYER encoded by the coding sequence ATGACCGTACTCGGACGACTGCTGAAGAACCGCAGGGCGGGAGAAACCCACATGGCGTGGAACCTGCCCAACCTGCGAGGCCCCGAACTGCTCACCCTCACCAGCCGGAACTTCCGCGACGGCGACACCCTGCCGCTGGAGCACGGCGCGAAGAACATCGGCGGTGACGACCTCTCCCCCCACCTTGCCTGGACCCCGCCGCCGCCCGGCACGGCCCAACTCCTCCTGGTCGTCGAGGACATCGACGTCCCCCTGACCAAGCCCGCCGTCCACTGCCTCGCCCTGATCGATCCGGCCGCCGACCACCTCGGCCCCGGCGCCCTCAACGGGCGGCAGCCCGCCACGGGCGTACGGATACTGCGGTCCACCATCGGTCGCGGCTATCACGGTCCCGCCCCGGTCAAGGGCCATGGGCCGCACCGCTACACCTTCCAGCTGTTCGCTCTGGCGACCCCCGTGGACACCGCCCCCGGCTCAACGCCCCTGGACCGGGCACGGCCCCGCGCCCTGCTGCCCGCCATCACCGCCCCGGTCCTCGACCGCGGCCGGCTGACCGGCGTCTACGAACGCTGA